One Benincasa hispida cultivar B227 chromosome 5, ASM972705v1, whole genome shotgun sequence genomic window carries:
- the LOC120078240 gene encoding uncharacterized protein LOC120078240 isoform X2 has product MAWRSGSVSRTLMSTVRSSSSRVSSSVPQLRPPPLTAPRRLPGRHFSAASRSLGELGCVQSFLPIYSMTAASCLTSHLTVNVRAFCELSHGT; this is encoded by the exons ATGGCTTGGCGCTCTGGATCGGTTTCTCGGACGCTAATGTCCACGGTCCGCTCTTCATCTTCTCGGGTATCTTCATCGGTTCCTCAACTCCGACCGCCGCCGCTCACTGCTCCTCGCCGCCTGCCGGGCCGCCATTTCTCTGCTGCTTCCAG GAGCTTGGGAGAATTGGGATGCGTGCAATCATTTTTGCCAATTTACAGCATGACAGCAGCTTCCTGCCTGACATCCCACCTCACTGTTAATGTTAGAGCTTTTTGCGAGCTGTCTCATG GTACTTAA
- the LOC120078240 gene encoding uncharacterized protein LOC120078240 isoform X1, whose protein sequence is MAWRSGSVSRTLMSTVRSSSSRVSSSVPQLRPPPLTAPRRLPGRHFSAASRSLGELGCVQSFLPIYSMTAASCLTSHLTVNVRAFCELSHGTFCRTCQDR, encoded by the exons ATGGCTTGGCGCTCTGGATCGGTTTCTCGGACGCTAATGTCCACGGTCCGCTCTTCATCTTCTCGGGTATCTTCATCGGTTCCTCAACTCCGACCGCCGCCGCTCACTGCTCCTCGCCGCCTGCCGGGCCGCCATTTCTCTGCTGCTTCCAG GAGCTTGGGAGAATTGGGATGCGTGCAATCATTTTTGCCAATTTACAGCATGACAGCAGCTTCCTGCCTGACATCCCACCTCACTGTTAATGTTAGAGCTTTTTGCGAGCTGTCTCATGGTACCTTCTGCCGTACTTGTCAAGATCGCTAG